The proteins below are encoded in one region of Rhodospirillaceae bacterium:
- a CDS encoding SDR family oxidoreductase gives MTNSLSGKIALISGAGRGIGQACALSLAEHGARIAILDHDQEAALGTCQQIEAAGGQAKHFSVEMTSPKSLTSATLEIIETFGGIDVLINAASLSGIEDNLIDFDFENWRHVIAVNLEAPRLLISLVGRHMSEKGGGKIVSISSSSGSRAPGRRPSYGISKAALNALTRAAAAELGKYNINVNAVAPGITQTPLQHGLRNEDEMAEAVRTGPLANFFHRVSEPQDVAATVTFLCLPSSRQITGQVIHTSAGVIV, from the coding sequence ATGACAAATTCTTTGTCAGGTAAAATCGCTTTGATCAGCGGTGCTGGACGTGGCATTGGCCAGGCTTGTGCTTTGAGTTTAGCGGAACACGGTGCTCGCATCGCGATACTAGACCATGATCAAGAGGCGGCGCTTGGAACATGTCAACAGATCGAAGCTGCGGGTGGCCAAGCGAAACATTTTAGTGTTGAGATGACCTCGCCTAAAAGCCTTACAAGCGCAACCCTAGAGATTATTGAAACATTTGGTGGAATTGACGTTCTGATTAATGCTGCTTCCTTAAGTGGCATTGAAGACAACCTTATAGACTTTGATTTTGAAAATTGGCGCCATGTTATCGCTGTCAATCTCGAAGCACCCAGACTCTTGATTAGTCTTGTCGGACGCCATATGTCGGAAAAGGGCGGTGGCAAGATTGTGAGCATCAGTTCAAGTTCAGGATCTCGTGCTCCCGGTCGTCGCCCAAGCTATGGTATTTCTAAAGCTGCGCTTAATGCCTTGACCCGTGCAGCCGCGGCAGAACTGGGAAAATACAACATCAACGTTAACGCAGTCGCACCGGGTATCACTCAAACGCCGCTGCAGCATGGACTAAGAAATGAGGATGAAATGGCCGAAGCCGTCCGTACCGGGCCGTTGGCAAATTTCTTTCACCGCGTTTCTGAGCCGCAAGACGTAGCCGCGACAGTTACATTCCTGTGCTTACCAAGCAGCCGGCAAATCACTGGACAAGTAATTCACACTAGCGCTGGCGTCATTGTTTAA
- a CDS encoding thiamine pyrophosphate-binding protein encodes MSLSGGRLIAEMLKLQNTQVMFGMGGFQLLPLYEGVRQLGVRHILINDERTGAFAADAYARITGQPGVCDATLGPGATNLTTALAESFNAGVPLIAITGDAHRDFAGRNMTQETTQTQILRSVAKDVVRIENAKRIPELMRYAFSLACTGRPGPVVVDVPEDVSHAELTEEEAALTGNPAPFKTPAFRCRPAAADIERAAELLASAKRPVILAGGGIHISQACDALQSLAESHDIPVAHTLSGKGAIACTHPLSLGLFGRYDRIANDFIAKSDGVLVVGCKLGEIATKRYSLPGPGIPMIHLDIEPVEIGRWRPADVALFGDARCGLEDIYDALDKKSIRKEYLAEVVAEHKKWRTDAQDRYQSSERPINVGRIMGELNAHWPEDGILVADGGFASHWTGLLYDTKRNGRGFVAGRGMASIGYGLPGSLGCKLAAPDRPVIGLTGDGGFNMAVGDLETARRASAGFALIVINNAASGYVKALQHAVYGEGNYQSSDLSELDYADVAKAYGCDGIRVEDPSELAAAIKLAAKPRDIPLVIDVVVTRDPGKMLPAADSRTLTVEKGDRPV; translated from the coding sequence ATGTCTTTGTCCGGAGGTCGTCTAATCGCTGAAATGCTGAAGCTGCAGAACACCCAAGTTATGTTTGGCATGGGTGGTTTTCAGTTGCTCCCACTATACGAGGGAGTTCGTCAACTCGGCGTTCGTCATATATTGATTAACGATGAACGAACCGGTGCATTCGCCGCTGATGCATATGCCCGGATCACAGGTCAGCCGGGTGTTTGTGATGCGACTTTAGGACCAGGAGCTACCAATCTTACAACCGCGCTTGCTGAATCCTTTAATGCAGGCGTTCCACTGATCGCAATTACGGGCGATGCCCACAGAGATTTTGCAGGTCGAAACATGACTCAAGAGACAACGCAAACTCAAATTCTTCGAAGCGTTGCCAAAGATGTCGTTCGGATTGAGAACGCAAAGCGTATCCCAGAATTAATGCGGTATGCGTTTTCTCTGGCCTGCACAGGTCGACCTGGGCCTGTGGTCGTCGATGTACCTGAAGACGTTAGCCATGCTGAACTTACCGAGGAAGAAGCCGCTTTAACAGGCAACCCAGCACCATTTAAGACGCCTGCATTTCGATGCCGCCCTGCAGCAGCAGACATAGAACGCGCAGCAGAATTACTCGCAAGCGCAAAGCGACCAGTCATTCTTGCGGGTGGTGGCATCCATATTTCTCAAGCCTGTGACGCATTGCAAAGCCTGGCCGAGAGTCACGACATTCCGGTAGCACACACACTGAGCGGCAAAGGGGCAATTGCATGTACCCATCCTCTCTCGTTAGGTCTCTTCGGACGGTATGATCGAATTGCAAACGACTTTATCGCAAAGAGCGACGGTGTCTTAGTTGTGGGATGCAAGCTCGGCGAGATCGCAACCAAGCGCTATAGTTTACCTGGGCCTGGCATTCCAATGATCCATCTTGATATTGAACCAGTAGAAATCGGCAGATGGCGACCCGCAGACGTGGCTCTTTTTGGCGATGCACGTTGTGGACTAGAGGACATCTATGATGCCCTGGATAAAAAGAGTATCCGCAAGGAATACCTGGCTGAAGTAGTCGCTGAACATAAAAAATGGCGCACCGACGCTCAAGACCGTTACCAGAGCTCTGAGCGACCTATAAATGTCGGGCGTATAATGGGTGAGTTAAATGCCCATTGGCCCGAAGATGGAATATTGGTAGCGGATGGTGGTTTTGCGAGTCACTGGACAGGATTGCTCTACGACACCAAACGTAATGGACGTGGCTTTGTGGCTGGACGTGGCATGGCCTCGATCGGCTATGGCTTGCCAGGAAGTCTTGGCTGCAAGCTTGCTGCGCCCGATCGCCCTGTCATTGGTCTGACTGGGGACGGCGGCTTTAATATGGCGGTCGGTGACCTAGAAACCGCCCGCCGGGCTAGCGCTGGTTTTGCACTGATAGTGATTAATAATGCCGCATCCGGATACGTTAAGGCGCTACAACACGCCGTGTATGGAGAAGGCAATTACCAATCGAGTGATTTATCGGAACTCGACTATGCAGATGTCGCAAAGGCCTATGGATGCGATGGTATCCGAGTAGAAGACCCAAGTGAACTGGCTGCCGCTATTAAACTTGCTGCAAAACCGCGTGACATACCACTCGTCATTGATGTCGTCGTGACGCGGGATCCTGGCAAAATGTTGCCGGCAGCGGATAGTCGCACTTTGACGGTTGAAAAAGGTGATCGCCCCGTCTGA
- a CDS encoding TauD/TfdA family dioxygenase, with the protein MLNTVTIPHISETFAPFGARIEGIDFRNAPSDEIVAALKRALAQHHVLVSRGHPTPGDEDIEQFFSAFGDLSSNTPEVKEHFRRLAKLVPEYIEEGAEEVGSRFNLSNVEEDGKKMGGLGNRELEWHNDQADLHRLKTISCLEALEVDPEAGRTYFCDMYAVLETLPQTLRSRLENAFAIHDSSKYRSDDGSSNTLAPSASHPILLAHPETGRKCLYVNPNFTSRVIGLPETDSQSLLDILFSHSYHDEYVYEHHWRTGDIVFWDNVGLQHMRKPLDSTKRRTLRVFQGVSEAWTLPDDFRKGR; encoded by the coding sequence ATGCTCAATACAGTTACAATTCCACATATATCCGAAACATTCGCTCCTTTTGGCGCCCGCATCGAAGGAATCGATTTCCGAAATGCGCCGTCTGACGAAATTGTAGCCGCCTTAAAACGTGCGCTCGCTCAACACCATGTCCTGGTCAGTCGTGGCCATCCGACCCCGGGAGATGAGGACATAGAGCAGTTTTTTTCTGCATTTGGTGACTTGAGTTCGAATACGCCAGAGGTCAAAGAGCACTTCCGTCGTCTGGCTAAATTAGTGCCCGAATATATCGAAGAAGGCGCAGAAGAGGTCGGCAGCCGTTTCAACCTCTCTAACGTCGAGGAAGATGGTAAGAAAATGGGAGGTCTCGGAAACCGTGAATTAGAATGGCACAATGACCAAGCTGATCTTCACCGCCTCAAGACAATTAGTTGCTTGGAAGCGCTCGAAGTGGATCCCGAAGCCGGGCGTACATACTTTTGCGATATGTATGCGGTTCTCGAAACACTGCCTCAGACTTTGAGGTCACGACTGGAGAACGCATTTGCTATCCATGACTCAAGCAAATACCGTAGCGATGATGGCTCATCGAACACATTGGCTCCATCGGCATCTCACCCAATCCTACTCGCGCACCCGGAAACGGGTAGAAAGTGTCTTTACGTGAATCCAAACTTCACATCGCGGGTAATTGGTCTCCCCGAGACTGATAGTCAATCACTTCTCGACATACTATTTAGTCACTCCTACCACGATGAATATGTATACGAACATCATTGGAGAACTGGAGACATTGTCTTTTGGGATAACGTCGGCCTTCAGCATATGAGAAAGCCTTTGGACTCAACCAAACGTCGAACATTGCGGGTGTTCCAGGGAGTTTCCGAAGCATGGACTCTCCCTGACGATTTTCGAAAAGGGCGCTAA
- a CDS encoding alpha/beta hydrolase — MPTQNFILGKLAATECGVGRVALFLHGGLLNRSIFIDLMQELQQYRRCIAIDLPGFGGSQPLDGSPLTLPRLAEAVGLEIKDISPSCSIDVIGLSLGGGVAVELAHSFPEIIRTVCLIGVGGLSKRTAIASDDVRTKSIILEHDQNQFAKAFVSRMLTSEASQGVRQTVIDAVKSTSSETTTALMALLANYPDVIGRARSLKAPVLAICGESDEIVSYDDLVQAFSGAQNVIIRSIEKAGHLVPMEAPGTLAKNLSEFWLLATN, encoded by the coding sequence ATGCCGACACAGAATTTCATATTAGGAAAGTTGGCTGCCACGGAGTGCGGCGTCGGTCGCGTCGCGCTGTTTTTGCATGGAGGCCTACTTAACCGGAGTATTTTCATAGATTTAATGCAGGAATTACAACAGTATCGGCGTTGTATAGCAATTGATCTGCCAGGCTTTGGGGGCTCACAGCCACTCGACGGATCACCCCTTACGCTCCCAAGATTGGCAGAAGCCGTTGGCCTCGAAATCAAAGATATAAGTCCTAGTTGTTCGATCGATGTGATCGGTCTCAGTCTCGGTGGTGGCGTTGCCGTCGAATTAGCTCACTCGTTTCCCGAGATTATTCGTACCGTATGTCTCATCGGGGTCGGTGGTCTTAGCAAAAGAACCGCTATTGCCTCAGATGACGTTAGGACGAAGTCTATCATTCTAGAGCACGATCAAAATCAATTTGCGAAAGCTTTTGTTAGTCGCATGCTCACTTCAGAAGCAAGCCAGGGTGTACGTCAAACCGTCATTGATGCGGTAAAGTCGACCTCATCTGAAACAACCACCGCTCTCATGGCGTTACTGGCCAATTACCCAGACGTGATTGGACGTGCACGCAGTCTCAAGGCTCCTGTTTTAGCGATATGTGGCGAGAGCGATGAGATTGTGTCGTACGACGATCTTGTGCAAGCGTTCAGTGGCGCTCAAAACGTTATTATTCGTTCCATAGAAAAGGCTGGTCACCTTGTGCCAATGGAGGCACCTGGAACTCTAGCTAAAAACCTCTCAGAGTTCTGGCTTCTAGCTACAAACTAA